In Actinoplanes derwentensis, the following proteins share a genomic window:
- a CDS encoding alpha/beta fold hydrolase, with the protein MTGRTGTAERMRTDDGAHLATSVTEGAGRTVVLVHGWGGARSVWDRVASRLTGLGYRVVSYDQRGHGGSTTGRDGIGIDRLRADLAQVLDRFDADGAILAGHSGGGYTALAYAGADPVVAGQRLRGLVLAGTAAYGQDTPAGELRMMGNPVFSWALRRPGLGRRMLGGMLAPGSDRALAEQNRELFAAVQPAVRRDFFRVSCGMDLRAGLESVTVPAVVLAGEHDKIVAPAYGEQLSRTLPTARFEQIPGAGHMLPLERPEHIVRAVTGLG; encoded by the coding sequence GTGACCGGCCGGACCGGCACCGCCGAGCGGATGCGGACCGACGACGGCGCCCATCTGGCCACGTCCGTGACCGAGGGCGCGGGCCGCACGGTGGTCCTGGTGCACGGCTGGGGCGGGGCCCGTTCGGTCTGGGACCGGGTGGCCTCCCGGCTGACCGGGCTCGGGTACCGGGTGGTCAGTTACGACCAGCGGGGGCACGGCGGTTCCACGACCGGCCGGGACGGCATCGGGATCGACCGGCTGCGTGCCGACCTGGCCCAGGTGCTGGACCGTTTCGACGCGGACGGGGCGATCCTGGCCGGGCACTCCGGGGGCGGGTACACGGCGCTGGCGTACGCGGGCGCCGATCCGGTGGTGGCCGGGCAGCGGCTGCGCGGGCTGGTACTGGCCGGGACCGCCGCGTACGGCCAGGACACCCCGGCCGGTGAGCTGCGGATGATGGGTAATCCGGTGTTCTCCTGGGCGCTGCGCCGTCCGGGGCTGGGCCGCCGGATGCTCGGCGGGATGCTCGCCCCCGGCAGTGACCGGGCGCTCGCCGAGCAGAACCGGGAACTGTTCGCGGCCGTGCAACCGGCGGTGCGCCGCGACTTCTTCCGGGTGTCCTGCGGGATGGACCTGCGGGCCGGGCTGGAGTCGGTCACCGTGCCGGCGGTGGTGCTGGCCGGAGAACACGACAAGATCGTGGCCCCGGCGTACGGCGAACAACTGTCCCGGACCCTGCCGACCGCCCGTTTCGAGCAGATCCCCGGGGCCGGGCACATGCTGCCGCTGGAACGCCCCGAGCACATCGTGCGCGCCGTCACCGGACTGGGCTGA
- a CDS encoding SRPBCC family protein — protein MPGYDIINEAVIDAAPEQVWAALIAELHGARAFWVPANTFQAGAVPPERAGGETHVTVHPKGVDKGGPKLRFTSRTVAVEPGRRLAGEYVDGAFRGTSEFLLEQLPDGGTLITMRFAARPAGWVRHLAKLADIGAEHTKATAAAFAALGTLVGSTPSVVRSGR, from the coding sequence GTGCCGGGCTACGACATCATCAACGAAGCGGTGATCGACGCCGCCCCGGAGCAGGTCTGGGCGGCGCTGATCGCGGAGTTGCACGGCGCCCGCGCCTTCTGGGTACCGGCGAACACGTTCCAGGCCGGGGCCGTCCCGCCGGAGCGTGCCGGTGGCGAGACCCACGTGACCGTGCACCCCAAGGGTGTCGACAAGGGCGGGCCGAAGCTGCGGTTCACCTCGCGGACCGTCGCGGTCGAGCCGGGCCGGCGGCTGGCCGGTGAGTACGTCGACGGGGCGTTCCGCGGCACCAGCGAGTTCCTGCTGGAGCAGTTGCCGGACGGCGGCACCCTGATCACGATGCGGTTCGCCGCCCGCCCGGCCGGCTGGGTCCGGCATCTCGCCAAGCTGGCCGACATCGGCGCCGAGCACACCAAAGCCACCGCGGCCGCGTTCGCCGCGCTGGGCACCCTGGTCGGCAGCACGCCGAGCGTGGTCCGGAGCGGTCGGTGA
- a CDS encoding thioesterase II family protein translates to MSSRWISGLLPGDGATRLFCFAHAGGGSRFFLPWREALAPHVQVCSIVLPGRESRLREEPRTSLGPLVRELTAALGPYLDRPFAFFGHSLGALLAYETARQLIAEGRPEPSVLLASGRQAPRHPRQSSLHLLPTGQFIDHLIALGGTAAATGLRRRLLESFVPMLRADYALTETYRAGPGPELSGPVVAYHGRQDPVATEEQVDRWREATTGEFRLRMFDGGHFYHQGAPAVVMDAVRSDLAAAGLLRAGVR, encoded by the coding sequence GTGTCGAGTCGCTGGATCTCCGGGTTGCTGCCCGGCGATGGCGCCACCCGGCTGTTCTGTTTCGCACATGCCGGTGGCGGGTCCCGGTTCTTCCTCCCGTGGCGCGAGGCGCTCGCCCCGCACGTGCAGGTCTGTTCGATCGTGCTGCCGGGCCGGGAGTCGCGGCTGCGGGAGGAGCCGCGGACCAGTCTCGGCCCGCTGGTACGGGAGCTGACCGCGGCTCTCGGGCCGTACCTGGACCGGCCGTTCGCGTTCTTCGGGCACAGCCTGGGCGCACTGCTGGCCTACGAGACGGCCCGGCAGTTGATCGCCGAGGGCCGTCCGGAACCGTCGGTGCTGCTGGCCTCCGGACGGCAGGCCCCGCGGCACCCCCGGCAGTCGTCGCTGCATCTGCTGCCGACCGGGCAGTTCATCGATCATCTGATCGCGCTGGGCGGCACCGCTGCCGCCACCGGGTTGCGGCGCCGGCTGCTGGAGTCGTTCGTCCCGATGTTGCGCGCCGACTACGCACTGACCGAGACGTACCGGGCCGGGCCGGGGCCGGAACTGTCCGGCCCGGTGGTCGCCTACCACGGCCGGCAGGATCCGGTCGCCACCGAGGAGCAGGTGGACCGGTGGCGGGAGGCGACCACCGGTGAGTTCCGGCTGCGGATGTTCGACGGCGGCCACTTCTATCACCAGGGTGCCCCGGCCGTAGTGATGGACGCGGTCCGGTCCGACCTGGCGGCGGCCGGGCTGCTCCGGGCCGGGGTCCGGTGA
- a CDS encoding class I SAM-dependent methyltransferase, which yields MTAVDTPALNPEVDAIRHHYEVSNELYRIILGPEMMYSGGYWNDGEDQRAVHDEAQRRKLDAFVELAGAAGTASVLDIGSGWGTMLDRATTVHGVGRGVGVTLSRTQQEYVRALGNPKIDIKVESWEDHETETPYDAAFCINAIEHFVHSSLSPRDRTRRYQDFFTKVHSLLRPGAGFVLHAMTAEALPLNRALLADLKFLQREEFAGCHIPHLSELTSAMEGLFDVVEIRNERASFSIACRVWLEQLAERRDEAVALDGEDVVRRFERYLDIFAYTLEDEYFNNFRIVLTRRG from the coding sequence ATGACGGCAGTCGACACCCCAGCCCTGAATCCCGAGGTGGACGCGATCCGCCACCACTACGAGGTCAGCAACGAGCTGTACCGGATCATCCTGGGCCCGGAGATGATGTACTCCGGCGGTTACTGGAACGACGGTGAGGACCAGCGGGCCGTCCACGACGAGGCGCAGCGGCGCAAGCTGGACGCGTTCGTCGAGCTGGCCGGCGCCGCCGGGACGGCGAGTGTGCTGGACATCGGCTCCGGCTGGGGCACCATGCTGGACCGGGCGACCACGGTGCACGGGGTCGGGCGCGGCGTCGGCGTGACGTTGAGCCGGACCCAGCAGGAGTACGTGCGGGCGCTCGGCAACCCCAAGATCGACATCAAGGTGGAGAGCTGGGAGGACCACGAGACCGAGACGCCGTACGACGCCGCCTTCTGCATCAACGCGATCGAGCACTTCGTCCACTCCAGCCTGTCGCCCCGTGATCGGACCCGGCGCTACCAGGACTTCTTCACCAAGGTGCACTCGCTGCTGCGGCCGGGTGCGGGATTCGTCCTGCACGCGATGACCGCCGAGGCGTTGCCGCTGAACCGGGCGCTGCTCGCCGACCTGAAGTTCCTGCAGCGTGAGGAGTTCGCCGGCTGCCACATCCCGCACCTGAGCGAGCTGACCTCCGCGATGGAGGGCCTGTTCGACGTGGTCGAGATCCGCAACGAGCGCGCGTCGTTCAGCATCGCCTGCCGGGTGTGGCTGGAGCAGCTGGCGGAGCGGCGCGACGAGGCGGTCGCTCTGGACGGCGAGGACGTGGTCCGCCGCTTCGAGCGTTACCTGGACATCTTCGCCTACACGCTCGAGGACGAGTACTTCAACAACTTCCGCATCGTCCTGACGCGGCGTGGCTGA
- a CDS encoding flavin-containing monooxygenase: MGQTIRHLRVAVIGTGFSGLGMAIRLKQEGEDDFLVFERAAAIGGTWRDNTYPGCACDVMALLYSYSFAPSAEWRTTFATQTEVLDYLRNCVEKFELTPHLRFEHELIDARWDRLTRRWHIETSQGEYTAQVLVAGSGYLSDPAIPDVPGLDSFTGEVFHSSNWNHDYPLAGKRVAVIGTGASAIQFVPEIQKVAGRLDLYQRTAPWVGPKPNLEISPAELRRRRGVPGYQKFRRGFNMWGREIVAFLMSAPARADKTIRGMAEKNLAKQVTDPALRARLTPDYSVGCKRLLFSDTWYPAIQQPNVDIVTDGIAKVAGGAIVGSDGTEREVDAIILGTGFRATDRPIARRIRGADGVKLSEAWSDGMAGYRGTTVTGFPNLFLMLGPNTTLGHSSQTVMIEAQLAYVIDALAQMKDRGLASVEVRPEAQREYNTWLDGVMDGTVWSPAGGCTNWYTDASGRNSSIFPTYTWRFRRNTRRFDLASYQIAASTGTERLLENAGGH, encoded by the coding sequence ATGGGACAGACGATCAGGCACCTGCGCGTCGCGGTCATCGGCACCGGCTTCTCCGGTCTCGGCATGGCGATCCGGCTCAAGCAGGAGGGCGAGGACGACTTCCTGGTCTTCGAGCGGGCCGCCGCGATCGGCGGGACGTGGCGGGACAACACGTACCCGGGCTGCGCCTGTGACGTGATGGCGCTGCTCTACTCGTATTCGTTCGCCCCGAGCGCCGAGTGGAGGACCACCTTCGCCACCCAGACGGAGGTCCTGGACTACCTGCGGAACTGCGTCGAGAAGTTCGAACTGACCCCGCACCTGCGGTTCGAGCACGAGCTGATCGACGCCCGCTGGGACCGGCTCACCCGGCGCTGGCACATCGAGACCAGCCAGGGCGAGTACACCGCGCAGGTGCTGGTCGCCGGCAGCGGTTACCTCAGTGACCCAGCCATCCCGGACGTGCCCGGCCTGGACTCGTTCACCGGTGAGGTCTTCCACTCGTCGAACTGGAACCACGACTATCCGCTGGCCGGCAAGCGGGTCGCGGTGATCGGCACCGGCGCCTCGGCGATCCAGTTCGTGCCGGAGATCCAGAAGGTGGCCGGCCGGCTCGACCTCTACCAGCGGACCGCACCGTGGGTGGGCCCGAAACCGAACCTGGAGATCAGCCCGGCCGAACTGCGCCGCCGGCGTGGTGTGCCCGGCTACCAGAAGTTCCGGCGCGGCTTCAACATGTGGGGCCGCGAGATCGTGGCCTTCCTGATGTCGGCTCCGGCGCGCGCCGACAAGACGATCCGGGGGATGGCCGAGAAGAACCTGGCCAAGCAGGTCACCGATCCGGCGCTGCGGGCCCGGCTGACTCCGGACTACTCGGTCGGCTGCAAGCGGCTGCTGTTCTCCGACACCTGGTACCCGGCCATCCAGCAGCCCAACGTCGACATCGTCACCGACGGCATCGCCAAGGTGGCCGGCGGCGCGATCGTCGGGTCCGACGGCACCGAGCGGGAGGTGGACGCGATCATCCTGGGCACCGGGTTCCGGGCCACCGACCGGCCGATCGCCCGCCGGATCCGCGGCGCCGACGGGGTCAAGCTCAGCGAGGCGTGGAGCGACGGGATGGCCGGGTACCGCGGCACCACCGTCACCGGGTTCCCGAACCTGTTCCTGATGCTCGGCCCGAACACCACCCTCGGCCACTCGTCGCAGACCGTGATGATCGAGGCGCAGCTGGCGTACGTCATCGACGCCCTGGCCCAGATGAAGGACCGCGGGCTGGCCAGTGTCGAGGTCCGCCCCGAGGCGCAGCGGGAGTACAACACCTGGCTGGACGGTGTCATGGACGGCACGGTGTGGAGCCCGGCCGGTGGCTGCACCAACTGGTACACCGACGCCAGCGGCCGCAACTCGTCGATCTTCCCCACCTACACCTGGCGGTTCCGGCGCAACACCCGCCGGTTCGACCTGGCCTCCTACCAGATCGCCGCGTCCACGGGCACCGAGCGGCTCCTCGAGAACGCGGGAGGACACTGA